GACTGGCTGCAGAACGACGTGCTCAAAGCGGAGTGGGGATTCAGGGGCTTCGTGATCTCCGACGCCGGCGCCGTGGGCGGCGCCAACGTCCTGCACTTCACCGCCGCCGACTACGGCGAGGCCGCGGCCCGGGCTCTGAACTCCGGGCTGGACGTGATCTTCCAGACCTCCATCGAGCACGAGGCCCTCTTCCTGCCGCCCTTCCTGGACGGCCGGATTCCCTCCGCCGTGATCGACTCCGCCGTGGCCCGCGTGCTGCGCGCCAAGTTCCAGTTGGGATTGTTCGACGAGCCGCTGCCAGCGGCAGAGACTGGACTTCCGCTGGGCGCCGAGTCGAGCCGCCGCTTGGCCCGCCGCGCGGCGGAGGAGTCCCTGGTCCTCCTGCAGAACGAGCGCGGCACGCTGCCGCTGCCCGCCGGCCTGCGCCGGCTGGCCGTGCTGGGCCCCGACGCGGACGCCGCGCGGCTGGGCGGCTACAGCGCCACGTCCAACCGGGCCGTCTCCATCCTGGCCGGGCTGCGCGAGCGCGCCGGGAACGACGTGGAGGTCCGGCACGCGCCCGGCTGCGCGCGCCTGTCCCCGCCGCTGCCCACCGTGCCCGCCGCAGCGTTGAGCAGCGGCGCCGGGCCTGGTGAGACGCCGGGCCTTAAGGGCGAGTACTTCACCGGCCTGGAGCCGGCGGGCACGCCGGCCTTCACGCGCCAGGACGCGGTCGTGGATGCCCAGTGGACGCTGTTCTCCCCCGACCCCGCGCGGCTGGGCGACGGGTTCTACTCCGTGCGCTGGACGGGCTGGCTGACCCCGCCGGCCGGTGGCCGCGTGGAACTGGGCGTGGAGGGCAACGACGGCTGGCGCCTCTTCCTGGACGATTCCCTGCTGCTGGACAGCGGAGCGCCGCTCTCCCACCGCACGCGGCTGGCCGCCGTGGAGCTAAGGGCGGGACAGGCGCGGCGCCTCCGGCTGGAGTGCCGGGTTCCGGCGGGGCCGGCGCGGCTGCGCCTGGTCTGGAGCCTGGGCGCGGCGCCGGACGAGGAGCCCGGCCTGCGCGCGGCCGAGGAACTGGCCCGCAGCTGCGACGCCGCCGTGGTGGTGGTGGGCCTGGAGGAGGGGGAATTCCGCGACCGCGCCTCGCTGGCCCTGCCCGGCCGCCAGGCGGAGCTGATCCGCCGCGTGGCCGACACGGGCACGCCCGTCACGGTGGTGCTGGTGGGCGGCGCTCCCGTCGTCATGGAGGACTGGCTGGAGGCGGCGGGGGCCGTGCTCTGCGCCTGGTACCCGGGGGAGGAGGGCGGCCACGCCGTGGCCCGCGCGCTGTTCGGCGACCTGAGCCCGGCCGGGCGCCTGCCCCTCAGCTTTCCCGTGGCTGAGGGCCAGGTGCCGCTGGGCTATCGCCACAAACCCACCGGCCGGGGCGACGACTACGCGGACCTGACGGGCCAGCCGCGCTTTCCTTTCGGCCACGGCCTGAGCTACACGGGGTTCCGCTACAGCGACTTGCGGCTGCCGGCG
This genomic interval from Candidatus Delongbacteria bacterium contains the following:
- a CDS encoding glycoside hydrolase family 3 N-terminal domain-containing protein, with the protein product MAGWLAGAWLLLSPQSAAGGSTPAYQNAGLPAETRVQDLLARMTPREKFWQLFMLAGEDGGDPARFRDGVFGLQLAEQEPAEARRRGDALQRHLREHTRLGIPAILFAEGLHGLVQREATVFPQAIGLAASFDSALVRQVAEVIAGESRAVGVRQLLSPVVNLATDGRWGRTEESYGEDPVLSSAMGAVFVRACEERGVIATPKHFVANVGEGGRDSYPVEESERRLRETHFPPFQACLQAGGARSLMTSYNSLDGSPCSAQDWLQNDVLKAEWGFRGFVISDAGAVGGANVLHFTAADYGEAAARALNSGLDVIFQTSIEHEALFLPPFLDGRIPSAVIDSAVARVLRAKFQLGLFDEPLPAAETGLPLGAESSRRLARRAAEESLVLLQNERGTLPLPAGLRRLAVLGPDADAARLGGYSATSNRAVSILAGLRERAGNDVEVRHAPGCARLSPPLPTVPAAALSSGAGPGETPGLKGEYFTGLEPAGTPAFTRQDAVVDAQWTLFSPDPARLGDGFYSVRWTGWLTPPAGGRVELGVEGNDGWRLFLDDSLLLDSGAPLSHRTRLAAVELRAGQARRLRLECRVPAGPARLRLVWSLGAAPDEEPGLRAAEELARSCDAAVVVVGLEEGEFRDRASLALPGRQAELIRRVADTGTPVTVVLVGGAPVVMEDWLEAAGAVLCAWYPGEEGGHAVARALFGDLSPAGRLPLSFPVAEGQVPLGYRHKPTGRGDDYADLTGQPRFPFGHGLSYTGFRYSDLRLPASVRLGEPVPVRCTLTNTGRRAGDEVVQLYLRDELASVARPVLELAAFRRVHLEPGESREVEFQLPAAALSLLDAQLRPVQEPGRTRVYLGASSQDLRLRGVVTVQP